Proteins from a single region of Desulfuribacillus stibiiarsenatis:
- a CDS encoding ABC transporter permease yields the protein MGKLMALPIMFWLIIFFMLPFVFMLIISFYQRGIYGQLIPGFSLDNYWRFFDSLYLGILLDTLVVAFVTTISVLLIAYPLAYYISRLPRANQAIWLVIVMIPFWINFLIRSYAWVIILRSQGLVNTILLKLGIIDVPLSLLYNWPAVMLGMVYTLLPFMVLPLYVSLEKLDRRKLEAAYDLGARPWQAFWHITLPLTKPGIALGSIIVFVSSIGMFVVPDVMGGAKSMLLGNVIQNQFLSARDWPFGSAISVWLMILSAILIALYYKAMQWEQRLEDKL from the coding sequence ATGGGTAAGTTGATGGCATTACCGATTATGTTCTGGCTTATCATTTTTTTCATGCTTCCGTTTGTATTTATGCTTATTATATCGTTCTATCAACGGGGGATTTATGGGCAGCTAATTCCAGGTTTTTCACTGGACAACTATTGGAGATTTTTTGACAGTTTATATCTAGGGATTCTCCTAGATACATTAGTGGTCGCTTTCGTAACTACCATTAGTGTGTTGCTGATTGCATATCCGTTGGCATACTATATCAGTCGTCTGCCACGCGCTAACCAAGCGATTTGGTTGGTAATCGTGATGATTCCATTTTGGATTAATTTTTTAATCCGTTCTTATGCGTGGGTAATTATTTTACGCTCTCAGGGACTTGTCAATACGATACTTTTAAAACTCGGAATCATCGATGTTCCGCTTTCGTTGCTATACAATTGGCCAGCAGTTATGCTCGGTATGGTATATACGTTATTACCTTTTATGGTATTACCACTTTATGTGTCTTTAGAGAAACTAGATAGAAGAAAATTAGAGGCAGCATATGACCTAGGAGCACGCCCGTGGCAAGCATTTTGGCACATTACACTACCTTTAACGAAACCGGGAATTGCCTTAGGTTCTATCATAGTATTCGTATCTTCTATTGGGATGTTTGTTGTGCCTGACGTCATGGGAGGAGCCAAGTCGATGTTACTGGGCAATGTCATACAGAATCAGTTCTTATCAGCGCGCGATTGGCCCTTTGGCTCTGCGATATCTGTATGGTTGATGATTCTCTCAGCGATTCTAATTGCACTCTACTACAAAGCGATGCAATGGGAGCAACGCTTGGAGGACAAACTATGA
- a CDS encoding ABC transporter permease, with the protein MKILRPLSYFIVAFIYIPMIVLMVFSFNQSRINAAWSGFTLDWYRSLLENRFVLDALSNSMLVASATTVIATIMGAFAAYGFYKYQFRWHSLWRGFIYAPLIIPELLMGLSLLILFSQFDIPLGKGTLIIAHVTFSIPFVFLIIYDRLIEMGKELEEAAMDLGASPMQTFFLITLPVLMPSIFASILLVFTLSLDDFIISFFVAGPNSTTLPIYIYGMIKRGISPEINALATLMIIFTIVFIAIAEWIRRKGSMKVNKTS; encoded by the coding sequence ATGAAAATACTGCGTCCGCTCTCTTACTTCATCGTAGCATTCATATATATACCAATGATTGTGTTAATGGTATTCTCTTTTAATCAGTCGCGAATTAATGCCGCGTGGTCGGGATTCACTCTGGATTGGTATCGATCACTACTGGAGAACCGATTTGTATTAGATGCCCTTAGCAATAGCATGTTAGTTGCAAGCGCAACAACGGTTATCGCAACCATCATGGGGGCATTCGCAGCCTATGGATTCTACAAGTATCAGTTCCGGTGGCACTCATTATGGAGAGGATTTATATACGCTCCTTTAATTATACCTGAACTATTGATGGGTCTTTCGTTATTAATCCTATTCTCGCAATTCGATATACCACTAGGAAAAGGTACGTTGATTATAGCCCATGTGACATTTAGCATTCCATTTGTTTTCTTAATTATCTATGATCGATTGATAGAGATGGGTAAGGAACTAGAGGAAGCAGCTATGGACTTAGGGGCTTCACCCATGCAAACATTTTTCTTGATAACTTTACCGGTTCTTATGCCGAGCATATTTGCAAGTATACTACTGGTATTCACGCTTTCGTTGGATGATTTTATCATTAGCTTCTTTGTCGCAGGGCCTAACTCTACTACTTTACCAATTTACATATATGGAATGATAAAACGAGGTATATCCCCAGAAATCAATGCCTTAGCAACACTTATGATTATTTTTACGATTGTTTTTATTGCAATTGCGGAATGGATTCGCAGAAAAGGGTCTATGAAAGTGAATAAAACAAGTTAA
- a CDS encoding polyamine ABC transporter substrate-binding protein: MKKIALLFLISMMVFTMLTGCFGSKQEVLNIYSWADNFDPDVIADFEKQFNVKVNYDVFSSNEEMLAKLQAGASQYDIIQPSDYMVEIMIELGLLEELNKDNIPNVKNIVSNFQTPPFDPQKQYSLVYTWGVTGIAYNPKYVTDPITSWNDLWNDKYKGRVVLLNDPREVIGMSLIKNGFSNSTEDANELKFAVDDLKQLLPNVLAFDTDTIKQKFIAEEAWIGTVWSGDAAFIAEENENIAYVVPEEGGTIWADTIAIPKGAKNKELAEKFINFLLEPQVSVRNYESIGYSNPNEQAYPLHTQEYLDNNMIFLDEAELNRTEWLIDVGDLLREYDRAWTELRSGR, from the coding sequence ATGAAAAAAATAGCACTTTTATTTTTAATCAGCATGATGGTGTTCACAATGTTAACAGGTTGCTTCGGAAGCAAGCAAGAGGTGCTGAATATCTATAGCTGGGCTGATAATTTTGATCCAGATGTGATTGCCGATTTCGAAAAGCAGTTTAATGTGAAGGTGAACTATGATGTGTTCTCTAGTAACGAGGAGATGCTTGCGAAGCTACAAGCTGGTGCATCGCAATATGATATTATTCAGCCATCTGATTATATGGTGGAAATTATGATCGAACTAGGATTGCTAGAAGAATTGAATAAGGATAATATTCCTAATGTGAAGAATATCGTATCGAATTTTCAAACACCGCCGTTCGACCCTCAGAAGCAGTACTCGCTTGTATATACATGGGGGGTCACAGGGATTGCGTATAATCCGAAATATGTAACAGATCCAATTACGAGTTGGAATGACCTTTGGAACGACAAGTATAAAGGTCGAGTGGTATTATTAAATGACCCGAGAGAAGTCATTGGTATGTCACTCATTAAGAATGGATTCTCGAATAGCACAGAGGATGCCAATGAATTAAAATTTGCGGTAGATGATTTAAAGCAACTACTACCCAATGTATTAGCTTTTGATACTGATACGATTAAGCAGAAGTTTATTGCAGAAGAGGCATGGATTGGGACTGTTTGGTCAGGCGATGCGGCTTTCATTGCAGAAGAGAATGAAAACATTGCATACGTAGTTCCAGAAGAAGGTGGTACAATCTGGGCAGACACAATTGCTATCCCGAAAGGTGCTAAGAATAAGGAACTTGCAGAAAAGTTTATAAATTTCCTGCTTGAACCACAGGTTAGTGTACGGAATTACGAGTCGATTGGCTATAGTAATCCAAATGAACAAGCGTATCCTCTGCATACTCAAGAGTATTTGGATAATAATATGATATTCCTAGATGAGGCTGAGTTAAACCGTACGGAGTGGTTAATTGATGTGGGTGATTTGCTACGTGAGTATGACCGCGCTTGGACAGAGTTAAGGAGCGGAAGATAA
- a CDS encoding FecR domain-containing protein — protein sequence MALIYPMKSFRKHMILFMAIVMFSSVLMPIGHVLANVTSGKMIEIKGDVQVLRGGGDKPIKAFLNMRLTEGDRIITGKGASAKVELENSIIVTLAENSRIYLSELRGVNNSQQTSISIQAGGVGSTVKNPLANNSRYEIKTPTAVMGVRGTEFFTQYNNGVIDVRVITGVVEVTAAVSSIPPTPPPPSAPSASQTPPPNTNTVSFVVQALQQVSFTERTTAQELQAPPQPLSLQGLEVAFLERIQELSQSQPQLIPQTLRETVQQVIQQTIEQKQQEEAARPPAPDEFTQAQSSTNSEIIAITPSTTGEPTLPTVPGQTQPSQPASSGGGGSSNNDDSSTPTQPPPVQSIHLTSKEYGPGAVFYDILSHPTSLSITDNRIYSSMGTITESLTVGSFLSDLNLPANAQWWKITNSSDITGTPTVNSITSLPGKSDSDTLQLHDFLFVLGTDGITLKGYYITLHYANDATIFSINDYSIAEYGSIGTISNVPYGTDRTTFLYNILLRSSYSSWDIDSVQDPVQSGDTIIVTSGDGTQTITYTIHTIFANPEISNAALWSDYQPYSDITNYNKPLTKDFSSNQSGAIVFELDSPVEVSSTPAAITLTFADLILNQVPDPYNENRWYIESLDDPNYYPETIASVAVSSGATLIITINENEILPSGRYLLRHSDGITGTSDVIQSSFTMQINHGTVNSFPYYMTSISDLFLESDITENTTTPQSIIIEFELSSSVTTDVTTKNIMLKLPYMQLDSTIGNWTFENSVGNPPSNVTISAIQAGNIDDTANAIITLTIAPGATLATDTYTLSGTDVILNTGGVLNHPPTVAIQIDDEPLYLVIFYMD from the coding sequence TTGGCTTTAATCTATCCAATGAAGAGTTTTAGAAAACATATGATATTATTTATGGCTATTGTAATGTTTAGTAGTGTTCTTATGCCCATCGGCCATGTTCTCGCAAACGTTACTAGCGGTAAGATGATTGAAATCAAAGGCGATGTTCAAGTATTACGAGGTGGTGGAGACAAGCCGATTAAGGCCTTTCTTAACATGCGTCTCACAGAGGGTGACCGCATCATTACTGGTAAAGGTGCATCTGCGAAGGTTGAATTAGAGAATTCTATCATTGTAACTCTTGCAGAAAATTCTCGAATTTATCTATCAGAGTTGCGTGGAGTTAATAATTCACAGCAGACATCAATATCTATACAAGCCGGCGGAGTTGGTAGCACTGTGAAAAACCCTCTAGCGAATAATTCCCGCTATGAAATCAAGACGCCAACTGCCGTAATGGGTGTGCGAGGCACAGAATTTTTCACTCAATATAACAATGGCGTAATTGATGTCCGTGTTATCACAGGTGTTGTAGAGGTAACTGCTGCAGTATCAAGTATCCCACCTACTCCTCCACCACCAAGTGCTCCTAGTGCTTCGCAAACACCTCCACCTAATACAAATACAGTAAGCTTTGTTGTACAAGCTTTACAACAGGTTTCATTTACAGAGAGGACAACAGCACAGGAGCTTCAGGCACCTCCACAGCCTTTAAGCTTACAGGGCTTAGAAGTAGCCTTCTTAGAGCGTATTCAGGAACTCTCACAGTCTCAGCCACAACTCATTCCTCAGACACTACGAGAAACTGTACAACAAGTAATACAACAAACTATCGAACAAAAACAACAAGAAGAAGCTGCAAGACCACCAGCACCTGATGAATTTACGCAGGCCCAGTCTAGTACTAATAGTGAAATTATAGCAATTACACCATCAACAACCGGTGAGCCAACTTTACCCACAGTGCCAGGACAAACGCAGCCAAGCCAACCTGCATCTAGTGGCGGGGGGGGAAGCTCTAACAATGATGACTCCTCTACACCTACACAACCGCCACCTGTGCAAAGTATTCATTTGACTTCAAAGGAGTACGGTCCAGGTGCGGTGTTTTATGATATATTAAGTCATCCAACTTCGTTATCCATCACAGACAATCGCATTTATAGCAGTATGGGGACAATTACAGAATCATTAACAGTAGGTAGTTTTCTTAGTGATTTAAACTTACCTGCAAATGCGCAATGGTGGAAGATAACCAACTCATCGGATATCACTGGTACGCCAACGGTAAATAGCATAACTTCATTACCTGGAAAGTCCGACAGTGACACTCTACAATTGCATGATTTTCTATTCGTCTTGGGTACTGATGGCATTACTCTTAAAGGGTATTACATCACACTTCATTACGCAAATGATGCAACCATTTTCTCTATTAATGATTATTCAATTGCAGAATATGGATCTATCGGAACAATCTCTAACGTTCCTTACGGTACTGATAGAACAACTTTTCTATACAATATTCTCTTAAGGTCTAGTTATTCTTCCTGGGATATTGATAGTGTTCAAGATCCCGTCCAATCAGGTGATACAATTATCGTCACCTCAGGAGATGGAACACAAACGATTACCTACACCATTCATACAATTTTCGCCAATCCCGAAATCAGCAATGCTGCTTTATGGAGCGATTATCAGCCCTATTCTGATATAACAAACTATAACAAACCTCTAACGAAAGATTTCTCTTCGAATCAGTCAGGAGCAATTGTATTTGAATTAGACTCGCCTGTAGAGGTTTCTTCAACACCAGCAGCCATAACATTGACGTTTGCAGATTTAATATTAAACCAGGTACCAGATCCATATAATGAAAATCGATGGTATATTGAATCTTTAGATGATCCTAATTACTATCCAGAAACAATCGCATCTGTAGCTGTTTCCTCTGGAGCAACGCTTATTATAACAATTAACGAAAATGAAATACTGCCATCAGGCAGGTATTTATTACGTCATTCTGATGGTATAACCGGAACATCTGATGTAATACAAAGTTCCTTTACGATGCAAATCAATCACGGCACAGTAAATTCATTCCCATATTACATGACATCGATAAGTGACTTGTTTTTAGAATCGGATATAACGGAAAATACTACAACACCTCAAAGCATTATAATAGAATTTGAACTTAGCAGTTCCGTTACAACTGACGTCACAACGAAAAACATTATGCTAAAACTTCCTTATATGCAGCTAGACAGCACAATTGGAAATTGGACATTCGAGAATTCAGTTGGTAATCCCCCATCCAATGTGACGATTTCTGCAATACAAGCTGGCAATATTGACGATACAGCAAATGCCATCATCACTCTAACGATTGCACCTGGAGCTACCTTAGCGACTGACACTTATACACTATCAGGCACAGATGTCATCTTGAATACGGGGGGCGTACTAAATCATCCACCTACTGTAGCTATACAAATAGACGATGAGCCGCTATATCTTGTGATTTTTTATATGGATTAA
- a CDS encoding CHASE2 domain-containing protein codes for MTRLKKWSYIIHSALLVLFIGFFLAHTFEIQDYRLQDSLYQKPAPTDPRIVIIAIEDESLEVLGRWPWPRDYHGELLRVLSEGNPAVVGFDLIFAEPSLNPADDEYFLSQVKEAGNVVLPAYGSFDQSSKRGMLQAKQLSLPFRELKEASTIGHINTVLDNDGLVRRTVLQFNYEGDIVDSFAWQIYQMYASKFEKTPLQIDNIPLDYWSRPIIKYYGEPMSIESIPYHLVLTGEIPAEYFRDKIVLVGTYTVGIDDYYFTPIAPQVPMFGIEIHSNIIQQFLHQEFYQDVPLTFQVIIMILLGLLGFIIFYRFRPGISAIALIMIFAGYIFGCIVAYKNGFVMSIIYQTLFITSQYVVALGHQFIAEQLEKKRITDVFGKYVAPQIVGKILAEGEDGLKLGGIRREISCLFVDIRGFTPLSEAAQPEEVVSILNEYLTLCAQSIFDYDGTLDKFIGDATMAIFNAPFDVKQHQLRAVQAAWAMYEGSKPLQEDLQKRFGRSVRFGIGIHTGPAVIGNIGAHFRMDYTAIGDTVNTAARLESNSKPGQILISDAIYQYVKEHVEVTDLGVFQVKGKTQGIQVYQVDHVRNMDKPSS; via the coding sequence GTGACAAGACTGAAAAAGTGGTCATATATCATTCATAGTGCATTATTGGTTTTATTTATTGGCTTTTTCTTAGCACATACCTTTGAAATTCAAGACTACCGCTTGCAGGATTCCTTATACCAGAAGCCTGCTCCAACAGATCCGCGCATCGTTATTATTGCGATAGAGGATGAAAGCCTTGAAGTGCTCGGACGCTGGCCATGGCCTCGGGATTACCACGGAGAATTGCTTCGTGTGCTATCAGAGGGCAATCCTGCCGTTGTAGGATTTGATCTTATCTTCGCGGAACCGTCACTTAATCCTGCGGATGATGAATATTTCTTGTCACAGGTCAAAGAGGCAGGTAACGTGGTGCTACCTGCCTATGGAAGCTTTGATCAGTCGTCGAAACGCGGTATGCTACAGGCAAAACAACTCTCCTTACCTTTCCGCGAATTAAAGGAAGCATCTACAATCGGACACATAAATACCGTATTAGATAACGACGGTCTTGTGCGCAGAACCGTTCTACAATTTAACTATGAGGGTGACATTGTTGATAGTTTTGCATGGCAAATCTATCAGATGTACGCATCTAAGTTCGAAAAAACTCCACTACAAATTGACAATATCCCCTTAGATTATTGGAGTCGTCCAATCATTAAATATTATGGTGAACCCATGTCAATAGAAAGTATACCTTATCACCTGGTGTTAACAGGCGAAATTCCTGCTGAATACTTCCGAGATAAAATCGTGCTTGTCGGTACGTATACTGTCGGTATTGATGATTACTATTTCACACCAATAGCACCCCAGGTTCCGATGTTTGGAATTGAGATACATTCGAATATTATTCAACAATTCCTACATCAAGAATTCTATCAAGATGTTCCATTGACTTTTCAAGTTATCATTATGATTCTGTTAGGTTTACTGGGATTCATAATATTTTATCGTTTTCGACCAGGCATTAGCGCTATTGCTCTTATTATGATATTTGCTGGATACATATTCGGGTGTATAGTTGCTTATAAAAATGGTTTTGTGATGAGCATAATCTATCAGACATTATTTATCACTTCCCAATATGTAGTTGCCCTTGGTCATCAGTTTATTGCTGAACAGTTAGAAAAGAAACGCATTACAGACGTATTTGGCAAGTACGTTGCACCACAAATTGTCGGTAAGATTTTAGCAGAAGGCGAAGATGGTTTAAAGCTCGGAGGAATCCGAAGAGAAATCAGTTGTTTATTTGTCGATATTCGTGGATTTACACCCCTCTCTGAAGCTGCCCAACCGGAAGAGGTTGTATCGATTTTGAACGAATACTTAACCTTGTGTGCTCAATCGATTTTTGACTACGACGGTACCTTAGATAAATTTATCGGTGATGCTACAATGGCGATTTTCAACGCGCCTTTCGATGTGAAACAGCATCAATTGCGAGCTGTGCAGGCCGCATGGGCTATGTACGAAGGTTCTAAACCACTCCAAGAAGATTTACAGAAACGATTTGGTCGTAGTGTCCGTTTCGGTATCGGTATTCACACAGGACCTGCCGTCATCGGGAATATCGGTGCTCATTTCCGTATGGACTATACCGCTATCGGCGATACGGTAAATACTGCAGCCAGACTAGAAAGTAACTCAAAGCCAGGGCAAATTCTAATTAGTGATGCCATTTATCAATATGTTAAAGAACACGTTGAAGTAACAGATTTAGGAGTCTTCCAAGTAAAAGGAAAGACCCAAGGGATACAAGTGTATCAAGTAGATCATGTGCGGAATATGGATAAACCATCGTCTTAA